The following proteins are co-located in the Pyrococcus abyssi GE5 genome:
- a CDS encoding LSm family protein, with translation MESLLEKVLTEWKGHKVAVTVGSEHSFTGILEDFDGEVLLLRNVKDFLGNEGKAMIVSLEDVSWVMLLD, from the coding sequence ATGGAGAGCTTGCTTGAAAAAGTTCTCACAGAATGGAAGGGTCACAAAGTCGCTGTCACCGTTGGGAGCGAGCACTCGTTTACTGGGATATTGGAGGATTTTGATGGTGAGGTTCTCTTGCTGAGGAACGTTAAGGACTTCCTGGGCAATGAAGGAAAAGCTATGATAGTGTCACTTGAAGATGTTAGCTGGGTGATGCTCCTTGACTAA
- a CDS encoding TIGR00288 family NYN domain-containing protein encodes MKRVISKIWRKEREEEEENPKTIGLIIDGPNILRKEFGIKLEDIKKALERIGKIRVAKVVLNQYAPQGLIEAVVNQGFEPIIVAGDTDVRMAIEAMELIYNADVDVIALATRDADFLPLISEAKRKGKETVVIGVEPGFSVALQNAADYIIKMEKKKEGEGY; translated from the coding sequence GTGAAGAGGGTAATCTCGAAGATTTGGAGAAAGGAGAGAGAGGAGGAGGAAGAAAATCCGAAAACAATAGGTCTGATAATTGATGGGCCAAACATACTAAGGAAGGAGTTTGGGATAAAACTTGAGGATATCAAGAAAGCCCTTGAGAGGATAGGAAAAATTCGGGTGGCAAAAGTCGTTCTCAATCAATACGCTCCACAGGGGCTTATAGAGGCAGTCGTCAATCAGGGATTTGAGCCTATAATAGTAGCTGGAGATACCGACGTTAGGATGGCAATAGAGGCTATGGAACTTATATATAACGCAGATGTGGATGTTATAGCTTTAGCCACGAGAGATGCTGATTTCCTCCCCCTGATAAGCGAGGCGAAAAGAAAGGGAAAAGAGACAGTCGTAATAGGAGTCGAGCCAGGATTTTCCGTCGCCCTTCAGAATGCCGCTGATTACATAATTAAGATGGAGAAGAAAAAGGAGGGGGAAGGTTATTAG
- a CDS encoding DmpA family aminopeptidase, producing the protein MKAQDLGIKIGVFECGKRNKISDVKGVKVGHVTLIRGKGKLIPGKGPVRTGVTVILPHEGNIYKEKVLGGAFVMNGYSKPVGLVQLWELGTIETPIVLTNTLSIGTAVDGLLDYVLSENEDIGVTTGSVNPLVLECNDSYLNDIRGRHVKREHVVEAIKNAKEDFEEGAVGSGTGMSAFEFKGGIGSSSRIVKIEGRSYTIGALVMTNFGKREDLTIAGVPVGLELKHWPGRGGDGKGSIIMIIATDAPLTSRQLNRLAKRAVVGLARTGGYAYNGSGDIAVAFSTANKIKHYEKDIMEIKALPDSLLSPLFKAAAEAVEEAIINSLLEAKTMDGRDNHIRYALPQDEVVRILKKYGRIEE; encoded by the coding sequence ATGAAGGCTCAAGACCTTGGAATAAAGATAGGAGTATTCGAATGCGGAAAGAGGAACAAGATTAGCGACGTTAAAGGCGTTAAAGTTGGCCATGTCACCTTAATCAGGGGGAAAGGTAAACTTATTCCTGGGAAAGGGCCCGTAAGAACTGGAGTAACTGTAATTCTGCCTCATGAGGGCAACATATACAAGGAGAAAGTTCTTGGGGGAGCGTTCGTAATGAATGGTTACTCTAAACCAGTAGGATTAGTCCAGCTCTGGGAACTAGGGACAATAGAAACCCCAATAGTCCTAACGAACACCCTTAGCATTGGAACGGCGGTTGATGGATTACTTGACTACGTTTTGAGTGAGAACGAGGACATTGGGGTAACGACAGGTTCCGTAAATCCGCTCGTCCTTGAGTGCAATGATTCGTACCTTAACGACATTAGGGGAAGGCATGTAAAGAGGGAGCACGTTGTTGAGGCAATAAAGAACGCCAAAGAGGACTTTGAAGAAGGAGCAGTTGGGTCTGGAACAGGAATGAGTGCCTTCGAGTTCAAAGGTGGCATAGGTTCATCATCAAGGATAGTAAAGATAGAGGGAAGAAGCTATACCATAGGGGCCCTGGTTATGACCAACTTTGGCAAGAGGGAAGATTTAACCATTGCAGGAGTTCCTGTAGGGTTGGAGCTCAAGCACTGGCCAGGAAGAGGAGGAGATGGAAAGGGAAGCATTATAATGATCATAGCGACGGATGCCCCACTAACTTCAAGGCAACTCAACAGGTTAGCTAAGAGGGCAGTGGTTGGTCTTGCAAGAACTGGAGGTTACGCTTATAATGGAAGTGGGGATATCGCTGTTGCTTTTTCCACGGCTAATAAAATAAAACACTATGAAAAAGATATAATGGAGATAAAGGCACTGCCAGATTCTTTACTGTCTCCCCTGTTTAAGGCTGCAGCAGAGGCCGTTGAAGAGGCGATAATTAATTCCCTCCTCGAGGCAAAAACCATGGACGGGCGGGACAACCATATAAGGTACGCACTTCCCCAGGATGAGGTAGTTAGAATACTCAAAAAGTATGGGAGGATCGAGGAATGA
- the speB gene encoding agmatinase codes for MLLYTYRSFDMELPTVSIEEADYVIMGLPFDGTTSYKPGARFGPVLIRQATLNLESYILDYDVDIAELKIADAGDVALPVNVEDAIKVGIEAIKELRSVNRKALPIFLGGEHSMTYPPVAVLKPKSYVVFDAHLDLRDSYQGSRFNHACVARRIHENGVEVAIFGVRSGTREEVKYATENGIEWVHARDYNFDAFVDLVASLSEPIYVSIDIDVFDIPLVPETGTPEPGGLRFWDVVNALEWLTERKNVVGFDIMEVSGDKLGNVTSITAAKLLFHILGMSSR; via the coding sequence ATGCTACTGTACACTTATCGCTCGTTCGACATGGAGCTGCCAACTGTTAGCATAGAGGAGGCTGATTACGTTATAATGGGACTGCCCTTCGATGGCACCACGAGCTATAAGCCAGGAGCTAGGTTTGGACCGGTTTTAATAAGGCAGGCTACTTTAAACCTTGAAAGTTACATCCTCGACTACGACGTGGATATAGCTGAGCTAAAGATAGCAGACGCTGGAGATGTAGCATTACCGGTAAACGTTGAGGATGCAATAAAGGTGGGCATTGAAGCCATAAAGGAGCTAAGATCGGTGAATCGGAAGGCCCTACCCATATTCCTCGGAGGAGAACACTCAATGACGTACCCGCCAGTAGCGGTTCTTAAACCGAAAAGCTACGTCGTCTTCGATGCACACCTTGACTTAAGGGACTCCTACCAAGGATCAAGGTTCAATCATGCTTGCGTTGCTAGAAGAATACACGAAAATGGCGTTGAAGTTGCTATCTTTGGCGTTAGGAGTGGAACCAGGGAAGAAGTAAAGTACGCTACGGAAAACGGCATTGAATGGGTTCATGCAAGGGATTATAATTTCGACGCATTCGTTGATCTAGTTGCCAGTCTATCAGAGCCAATCTACGTCTCAATTGACATAGACGTTTTTGATATCCCCCTCGTCCCAGAAACTGGAACACCTGAGCCTGGAGGATTAAGATTTTGGGATGTGGTGAATGCGTTGGAGTGGCTTACGGAGAGAAAGAATGTCGTTGGATTCGATATAATGGAAGTTTCGGGAGATAAACTGGGTAACGTTACTTCAATAACCGCTGCAAAGCTTCTATTTCACATCTTAGGAATGAGCTCAAGGTGA
- a CDS encoding DUF835 domain-containing protein: MEVISPVYFIRDIIVLIVSLTAVIIIVVLRNKAKEAMKYWPFAMASISALVSFTLISIAQIIGALLNTSVLYDKYEPWQLIRSVLLIIAAILLLVSVLSFYIPFGRGKYVIFRIRTEEKFRELWGAYWCYRDQCYAAFKALLNARFPGIAITRDPPEVFRGKLNLHLTPVIWISKVKHEEAVSPTRLEFLTQRIADFLRSAEIDKVILIDCLDYLILENGENAVIKFVTRLKDLAMLHRGIILVTIDESVLSEKVVSFLKRELEPISNLNLTKVSPEIEV; encoded by the coding sequence ATGGAAGTAATAAGTCCGGTATACTTTATCAGGGACATAATCGTTTTGATAGTTAGCTTAACTGCGGTCATAATAATAGTGGTCCTAAGGAATAAAGCTAAGGAGGCTATGAAGTATTGGCCTTTCGCCATGGCAAGTATCTCAGCACTCGTGAGCTTCACTTTAATATCGATTGCCCAAATTATAGGCGCTCTTCTCAACACGAGCGTGCTCTATGATAAGTATGAACCCTGGCAACTCATTAGGAGTGTTCTCCTAATCATCGCTGCCATATTGTTGCTGGTTTCCGTGCTATCCTTCTACATTCCATTTGGGAGAGGGAAGTACGTCATATTCAGGATTAGAACCGAAGAAAAATTTAGAGAACTTTGGGGGGCCTACTGGTGCTATAGAGACCAATGTTACGCAGCTTTCAAGGCCCTTCTTAACGCAAGATTCCCAGGGATAGCAATAACTAGAGACCCACCTGAAGTGTTTAGAGGAAAATTAAACCTCCATTTAACCCCCGTTATCTGGATATCAAAAGTTAAGCACGAAGAAGCTGTGTCTCCAACGAGATTGGAGTTTTTAACTCAGAGGATTGCAGACTTCCTAAGGTCTGCGGAGATAGATAAGGTCATCTTGATTGACTGCCTAGATTACCTAATACTCGAGAATGGAGAAAATGCGGTGATAAAATTCGTAACAAGGTTGAAGGATTTAGCAATGCTCCATCGAGGAATAATTCTAGTGACAATAGATGAGAGCGTTCTTTCGGAGAAAGTTGTTAGCTTCCTAAAGAGAGAGCTGGAACCTATATCTAACTTAAACTTGACCAAGGTTTCCCCGGAGATAGAGGTTTAA
- a CDS encoding THUMP domain-containing protein, protein MKFIATCPPGREGDAILELEWGIGAKVKRTKWRGVLVGETELEKEEAIRKLKSFETFALQRFIPIDSLIPLERLEEEIKRLCSKIPMGKSFAVRAKVRGAKIGEKKLETEIGGLIKRITGNPVNLGNPDIIVTIEVLGNKAGIGILKPQEILKFEVKP, encoded by the coding sequence ATGAAGTTCATAGCAACTTGTCCCCCTGGAAGGGAAGGAGATGCTATATTAGAGCTAGAGTGGGGCATAGGAGCCAAGGTTAAAAGGACGAAATGGAGGGGTGTCTTGGTAGGGGAGACTGAACTTGAGAAAGAGGAAGCAATTAGAAAGCTTAAATCCTTTGAAACCTTTGCACTTCAGAGGTTTATCCCCATAGACTCTTTAATCCCTCTAGAAAGACTTGAGGAAGAGATTAAGAGGCTATGCTCAAAAATCCCTATGGGAAAGAGCTTCGCTGTTAGGGCTAAGGTCAGGGGAGCAAAAATTGGAGAGAAAAAGCTCGAGACAGAAATCGGGGGACTAATTAAGAGAATTACAGGAAATCCAGTGAACCTCGGAAATCCGGATATCATTGTTACTATCGAAGTCCTGGGAAATAAAGCTGGGATAGGAATATTAAAACCTCAAGAAATTCTAAAATTTGAAGTTAAACCTTAG
- the fba gene encoding class I fructose-bisphosphate aldolase produces the protein MEALQNIGIKRRLRRFFRRDGRALIFAMDHGFEHGPTDFEPVWEHVNPRVIIRKVVRAGVDGVMMLPGMARIAGDDVKPEVGLMIKITSKTNLRPKAEQLMQSQLAFVEDAIKLGADAIAATVYWGSPQEDAMMRQFAEIVSYAHDLGFPVVQFAYPRGPYIDEKYGRKEDYRVVMYGARAAAEMGADMIKTYWTGSRETFAKVVDAAAGVPVLLSGGAKAENPLDFLKVVYEVIEAGGSGAVVGRNIFQRENPEPMIKALIRVIHRNEDPEEAAKAEGLL, from the coding sequence ATGGAAGCCCTCCAAAACATCGGAATAAAAAGGAGGCTGAGGAGATTCTTTAGAAGAGACGGAAGGGCTTTGATATTTGCAATGGACCATGGCTTTGAGCATGGCCCTACGGATTTCGAACCAGTTTGGGAGCATGTTAATCCAAGGGTTATCATAAGGAAAGTTGTTAGGGCTGGGGTAGATGGAGTCATGATGCTACCTGGAATGGCAAGGATCGCTGGGGATGATGTAAAGCCAGAAGTTGGTCTCATGATAAAAATAACCAGTAAGACGAATCTCAGGCCTAAGGCAGAACAGCTAATGCAAAGTCAACTTGCTTTCGTTGAAGACGCGATAAAACTCGGAGCTGACGCCATAGCTGCAACTGTTTATTGGGGCTCACCCCAGGAAGATGCCATGATGAGACAGTTCGCGGAGATAGTTAGCTATGCCCACGATCTAGGCTTCCCAGTTGTTCAGTTCGCTTACCCAAGGGGGCCTTACATAGATGAGAAGTACGGAAGGAAAGAGGATTACCGCGTAGTTATGTACGGAGCGAGGGCCGCGGCGGAGATGGGAGCGGACATGATAAAGACTTATTGGACGGGTTCCAGGGAAACCTTTGCTAAGGTTGTCGACGCTGCAGCTGGAGTCCCAGTTCTCTTAAGTGGGGGAGCTAAAGCGGAGAATCCCCTTGACTTTTTAAAGGTAGTATACGAGGTTATAGAGGCTGGTGGCTCTGGGGCCGTCGTTGGAAGGAACATCTTCCAGAGGGAAAATCCTGAACCAATGATAAAGGCTCTTATAAGGGTCATTCACAGGAACGAAGATCCTGAAGAGGCCGCTAAGGCTGAAGGTTTGTTGTAA
- the mobB gene encoding molybdopterin-guanine dinucleotide biosynthesis protein B — MTKAVAFVGFKKSGKTTTIEKVARILKERGYRVAIVKSMHSNFDKEGTDTWKFSRVADLVLVRAQDTDALLFKAKDVNALFSMISADVVLIEGFKSIKHVPKVICARSEEDVRELNDGLAIAVTGVIASSGIKEIDGLPVIDGTKEPERLADLVLKRGFMLPNIDCGLCGFNCEQMARLIVKGEKSVKDCVVLSSRPKVIVRIDGQSLPLKDWVQELVEKTIKGMLSAMKGYREGKKIEIIIND; from the coding sequence TTGACTAAGGCGGTTGCCTTCGTTGGGTTCAAGAAGAGCGGTAAAACGACCACGATAGAAAAGGTAGCGAGGATCTTAAAGGAGAGAGGATATAGGGTGGCTATAGTCAAAAGCATGCACTCGAACTTCGATAAGGAAGGAACAGATACTTGGAAATTCTCGAGGGTTGCCGATTTAGTTTTAGTTCGTGCTCAAGATACCGACGCCTTGTTGTTCAAAGCAAAAGATGTAAATGCTTTATTCTCAATGATTTCGGCCGATGTAGTTTTGATAGAAGGATTTAAATCGATAAAGCACGTTCCCAAGGTAATATGTGCCAGAAGTGAGGAAGACGTTAGAGAGTTGAACGATGGACTAGCTATAGCGGTTACGGGGGTTATAGCGAGTAGTGGGATTAAAGAGATAGACGGACTTCCCGTTATAGATGGTACAAAGGAGCCTGAACGGCTAGCTGACCTTGTGCTTAAGAGAGGTTTTATGTTGCCAAACATAGACTGCGGTCTTTGCGGATTCAACTGCGAACAGATGGCTAGGTTAATTGTAAAGGGGGAGAAGAGCGTTAAGGACTGTGTGGTTTTGAGCTCTAGGCCAAAGGTGATAGTTAGGATAGATGGACAATCGCTACCCCTTAAGGATTGGGTCCAGGAACTCGTGGAAAAAACGATAAAAGGCATGCTCTCGGCCATGAAGGGATACAGGGAAGGAAAAAAGATAGAGATTATAATCAACGATTAA
- the cobO gene encoding cob(I)yrinic acid a,c-diamide adenosyltransferase, with translation MSWKDRLGMVHIYTGNGKGKTTAALGLAMRILGSGGKVIVVQFMKAPKVYGEYFMADKCGFKIESYGLPKFVHGKPDEEDIKAAKRALERAKEVVKSGEWDLVILDEICVALGFGMLDVEEVKELIRSKAKNTELVLTGRYCPEELYELADYVTEMKEIKHPYQRGITARRGIEY, from the coding sequence ATGAGCTGGAAGGATAGGCTTGGAATGGTTCACATATACACCGGAAATGGAAAAGGCAAAACGACAGCAGCTCTAGGTTTAGCCATGAGAATACTCGGCTCTGGAGGTAAAGTCATAGTAGTTCAATTCATGAAAGCTCCGAAAGTTTATGGGGAGTACTTCATGGCAGACAAGTGTGGCTTTAAGATAGAATCCTATGGTTTGCCAAAATTTGTCCATGGGAAGCCAGATGAAGAGGACATAAAAGCTGCTAAAAGAGCCCTTGAGAGGGCTAAGGAAGTGGTTAAAAGTGGGGAGTGGGATTTGGTTATTTTGGATGAGATATGCGTAGCCCTTGGCTTTGGCATGTTAGATGTTGAGGAAGTTAAGGAGCTTATAAGAAGCAAAGCTAAGAACACTGAGCTAGTCCTAACTGGCAGGTATTGTCCTGAAGAGCTGTACGAGCTTGCAGATTACGTGACGGAGATGAAGGAGATTAAGCATCCATACCAGAGGGGAATTACGGCAAGAAGGGGAATTGAATACTAA
- a CDS encoding TIGR00288 family NYN domain-containing protein, producing MARWEKIVEGVKSIAFIKSKIISRGKRIALLVDGPNILRKELGVHLEDIVEALSDLGNIRVAKVILNQYAPQSLIEAVSNQGFEPVIVAGEIGVKLAVEAMREVYNPNIDIIALATRNTEFVPIILKAKEKGKETAIIGVEPGFSSALKHAADYVIVLKPRGEVSEEGNLEDLEKGERGGGRKSENNRSDN from the coding sequence ATGGCCCGATGGGAGAAGATCGTTGAGGGAGTTAAGAGCATAGCATTTATCAAAAGTAAGATAATCAGCCGTGGAAAAAGGATAGCCCTTCTGGTAGATGGCCCAAATATATTGAGAAAGGAACTTGGAGTTCACCTTGAAGATATAGTTGAAGCCCTGAGTGATCTAGGGAACATAAGGGTGGCCAAGGTAATCCTAAATCAGTATGCACCCCAAAGTTTGATTGAGGCAGTTTCAAATCAAGGGTTTGAGCCTGTAATAGTGGCCGGGGAGATAGGAGTTAAACTCGCAGTTGAGGCCATGAGGGAAGTGTACAATCCAAATATAGACATAATAGCACTTGCAACAAGGAATACGGAGTTCGTGCCCATAATACTTAAGGCAAAGGAAAAGGGCAAAGAGACTGCTATAATAGGTGTTGAGCCTGGTTTTAGCTCGGCTTTGAAGCATGCTGCCGATTACGTCATAGTTTTGAAACCTAGAGGTGAGGTGAGTGAAGAGGGTAATCTCGAAGATTTGGAGAAAGGAGAGAGAGGAGGAGGAAGAAAATCCGAAAACAATAGGTCTGATAATTGA
- the queC gene encoding 7-cyano-7-deazaguanine synthase QueC — protein MRRAVVLFSGGLDSTASLYWALKHYDEVIMLTINYGSQEERVTNKVAEFFSRELNVPLKIVKIDFLHEFSKIAGSKLVEGNVPEVTARELEDFEKAKETARSVWIPARNFVLIGVAASLLDALGGGDIIVGFNKEEGETFPDNTKEFVDRINSALKYATMNEVRVVAPLIELDKKGIARLLKELNAKYEYSNSCYNPQGFTEDGKPIHCGRCESCVRRHRGLIEGIGEDKTVYLVTPKV, from the coding sequence ATGAGAAGGGCTGTGGTCTTATTTTCAGGCGGTCTAGATTCAACGGCCAGCCTTTACTGGGCTTTAAAGCATTACGATGAAGTTATAATGCTAACAATTAACTATGGAAGTCAAGAGGAGAGGGTTACGAATAAAGTGGCGGAATTCTTTTCGAGGGAGTTAAATGTTCCCTTAAAGATAGTGAAAATTGACTTCCTACATGAGTTCTCGAAGATTGCTGGGAGTAAGTTAGTTGAAGGTAACGTTCCTGAGGTTACCGCTAGAGAGCTAGAGGATTTTGAGAAGGCTAAGGAAACTGCAAGGAGCGTTTGGATTCCGGCTAGAAATTTCGTGCTGATAGGGGTCGCAGCTTCTCTCTTGGATGCCCTCGGTGGAGGGGACATAATCGTTGGCTTCAACAAGGAGGAGGGGGAAACTTTCCCAGACAATACTAAAGAATTCGTTGATAGAATAAATTCTGCCTTAAAATATGCCACGATGAATGAAGTTAGGGTCGTTGCCCCGCTTATAGAGTTGGATAAGAAGGGCATAGCGAGACTCCTTAAGGAACTCAATGCAAAGTACGAATACTCGAACTCCTGTTATAATCCTCAGGGCTTTACCGAGGATGGAAAGCCAATACATTGTGGAAGGTGTGAAAGCTGTGTTAGAAGACATAGGGGTCTTATAGAGGGAATAGGGGAAGACAAAACCGTCTATCTCGTTACTCCTAAGGTTTAA
- a CDS encoding SPOUT family RNA methylase, giving the protein MKFIVKTQMDMEAVAGNYIKEVLPEAKVTIAPGGYPGLIIVESEDEKAMEKILEVPEVEKVFPVLIEVPATLDDIKNAAEEIVKHIKEGETFAVRTKKRGKKDYSSVDVNVVLGARIKDLTNAEVNLSYPDKVVQVEIIGDKAYISVIPGEEYMKWKKYPKEKPNCRKLFKKLTIVQMPYWGDYKTARAFGEKIGRAAQAFEVKELIIAPKEKMNAYELMAFLRGVKEGQESRYQIQKEAYPWEVEKVPVTVWDLYQVIRDKRRNRRLIIITDPKGPTLNEVKEKLAKDMYYAKEIVIFIGSREGIPVGLFRFADYVIDLAPYMTFATEHGIPATLVALWTIYEEELRKRGEISD; this is encoded by the coding sequence ATGAAGTTCATAGTGAAGACCCAGATGGACATGGAGGCCGTCGCTGGGAATTACATAAAGGAAGTTCTGCCAGAAGCGAAAGTCACGATAGCTCCTGGAGGCTATCCTGGGCTGATAATCGTTGAAAGTGAAGATGAGAAAGCCATGGAAAAAATCCTCGAAGTTCCAGAAGTGGAAAAGGTATTCCCAGTTCTTATAGAGGTTCCCGCAACGCTAGATGATATTAAAAATGCCGCTGAAGAGATAGTTAAGCACATAAAAGAAGGAGAAACGTTCGCGGTGAGGACAAAGAAGAGGGGAAAGAAAGATTATTCCAGCGTAGATGTGAACGTTGTTCTTGGTGCGAGGATAAAAGACCTAACGAATGCGGAGGTAAACCTAAGCTATCCAGATAAAGTCGTTCAGGTTGAAATAATAGGAGACAAGGCATACATCTCAGTAATCCCAGGAGAGGAATATATGAAATGGAAGAAGTACCCAAAGGAAAAACCGAACTGCAGAAAGTTGTTCAAGAAACTTACAATAGTCCAGATGCCATATTGGGGCGACTATAAAACGGCTAGAGCATTTGGGGAGAAGATCGGAAGGGCGGCCCAAGCTTTCGAAGTAAAAGAGCTTATAATAGCCCCAAAGGAAAAGATGAATGCATACGAGTTAATGGCATTTCTTAGAGGAGTAAAGGAGGGTCAAGAGAGTAGATATCAAATCCAAAAGGAAGCATATCCCTGGGAAGTTGAGAAGGTTCCTGTAACGGTCTGGGATCTCTATCAAGTGATTAGGGACAAGAGGAGGAACAGGAGACTGATAATAATTACGGATCCAAAGGGGCCAACCCTAAATGAGGTCAAGGAGAAGCTCGCTAAGGATATGTACTATGCAAAGGAGATAGTAATATTCATAGGCTCCAGGGAGGGCATCCCCGTAGGACTATTCAGGTTCGCGGACTACGTAATAGATTTGGCCCCATACATGACGTTCGCTACTGAACATGGCATTCCAGCAACTTTAGTTGCCCTCTGGACTATATACGAGGAAGAGTTAAGAAAGAGGGGTGAAATAAGTGATTGA
- a CDS encoding glycoside hydrolase family 99-like domain-containing protein, which yields MKKRFLVPFVIFISLVIMALLIKNEPCIQNIKSETATITVSRPVTTTVTMTKTTTKTVTMTKTIPVTKTNEIVRTVTATITKSAIMTKTRILTLTLTTIKKPPEIKYMEIFPNKTPDDKITTFKLSFYIIGNGTIEGKVIVTPVYYPNLNIEYEKQRVFKISGGGFHKINIPINGGKEYFVTIEACNEVGCSKKEMKTPYYREYNNLAKELKEKGIIISAVYMPHSASYFCQEAEEEPLLGCFEDTSLDIVQWKHIDWANGHGISVFWVDWTMLAWTSSKWRTLEVTRKLLEKNMTIGIMIGPISFTEIPIDLARHLGEYLEIVEEASKFMNYPSYYKIGGRPALFIWSEVVFSNRGNFYRKVYEVVKNQTGSCPYIIADLLPRIGYNFIIPGFSSFKEWYMWAITRKDDGGDVYIGGYTGWIGFYGVHKDDQGEYLPKEEFRKNFLEYYKVFVKEWRKFAEGRGKCFIPTVSPGFEKIDRPGFIDYKIPRDPVRFKKMLEYALENIGSCAEIRIDTWNDFYEGTYVEPSENEEFKFLNTLRNLLVELSSP from the coding sequence ATGAAGAAGCGATTTCTAGTTCCATTTGTGATATTTATATCATTAGTTATCATGGCACTCCTAATCAAGAATGAACCATGTATCCAAAATATAAAATCTGAAACTGCCACTATCACGGTAAGTAGACCGGTTACAACTACAGTAACGATGACAAAGACAACAACAAAAACCGTAACAATGACTAAAACCATACCAGTGACTAAGACGAATGAAATTGTGAGGACTGTTACAGCAACTATTACAAAGAGTGCTATAATGACAAAAACAAGGATATTAACGCTCACATTGACAACAATTAAAAAACCTCCAGAGATTAAATACATGGAAATCTTCCCTAACAAGACACCTGATGACAAAATAACAACTTTCAAACTGTCTTTTTATATAATTGGGAATGGAACTATAGAAGGCAAGGTTATCGTGACACCAGTTTATTATCCGAATTTAAATATAGAATATGAAAAACAAAGAGTATTTAAAATTAGTGGTGGAGGTTTTCATAAGATTAATATTCCAATAAATGGTGGAAAAGAATATTTTGTGACTATAGAAGCTTGTAATGAAGTGGGTTGTAGCAAGAAGGAAATGAAAACACCTTATTATAGAGAATACAATAATCTAGCAAAGGAATTGAAGGAAAAGGGGATAATAATATCGGCAGTGTATATGCCCCATTCAGCTAGCTATTTTTGCCAGGAGGCTGAAGAAGAACCTCTGTTGGGATGCTTTGAAGATACTTCTTTGGATATAGTCCAATGGAAGCATATTGACTGGGCTAATGGACATGGTATATCAGTATTTTGGGTTGATTGGACAATGCTCGCTTGGACCAGTTCGAAATGGCGTACATTGGAGGTAACAAGGAAGCTATTAGAGAAGAACATGACGATTGGGATAATGATAGGGCCAATATCTTTTACTGAAATTCCAATAGACCTAGCCAGGCACCTAGGTGAGTACCTTGAAATCGTTGAAGAGGCTTCTAAATTTATGAATTATCCTTCATATTACAAAATTGGAGGGAGACCAGCGTTATTTATTTGGAGTGAAGTAGTATTCTCAAACAGAGGAAATTTTTACAGGAAAGTTTATGAAGTCGTTAAAAACCAAACAGGGAGTTGTCCTTATATAATTGCTGATTTGCTCCCTAGAATAGGCTACAATTTTATAATTCCTGGGTTCTCGAGTTTTAAGGAATGGTATATGTGGGCTATAACAAGGAAGGATGATGGAGGAGATGTATATATAGGAGGGTATACGGGATGGATAGGGTTTTATGGTGTTCATAAGGATGATCAGGGAGAATATTTACCTAAGGAAGAGTTTAGAAAGAACTTTTTAGAGTACTACAAAGTATTTGTTAAGGAATGGCGGAAATTCGCTGAAGGTAGAGGTAAGTGTTTTATTCCAACAGTTTCTCCAGGGTTTGAGAAAATTGATCGGCCTGGCTTTATAGATTATAAGATACCAAGAGATCCTGTAAGGTTTAAAAAAATGTTAGAGTATGCGCTTGAAAACATAGGGTCATGTGCTGAGATCAGAATTGATACATGGAACGACTTCTACGAGGGAACTTATGTTGAGCCTTCAGAGAACGAGGAATTTAAATTCCTAAATACACTAAGAAATTTGCTAGTTGAACTTAGTAGCCCTTAG